In Carnobacteriaceae bacterium zg-84, the genomic window TATCATCATGATTTAACTGAAAAATTTAGTCAACAATTTTTCAAAGACTTACAACAGGTAGTTACTGAAAAATATAGAACCCATAGTATTGATACCTTTGTACATTGGTATCGGCAAAATCATCCTAATGAAAAAGTCCCTTGTACGAAAACGGTTTATACGTTTGTTCATCAAGGTATTATCCCTATCAAACCAATTGATTTACCCAAAATGGTAAGCATTAGAAAACGACCGAAAAAAGAGAACACCAAAACATACAAGAAAAATATGGGTACATCTATCGAAAATCGACCAGACGTAGCGAATAATCGTACAGAATTTGGACATTGGGAAATTGATTTAGTCTTATTTAAGAAGACAAAAAATGAAGCACTATTATTAACGTTAGTAGAACGACAAACACGTTATACAATTATACGTAAAATGAATGATAAAACAGCACAATGTGTCTTACGGACATTAAAGAATATTTTTAAACAATATAGGAAATCAACCTTCAAGAGTATTACATCTGATAATGGGTCAGAATTCGCCTCGTT contains:
- a CDS encoding IS30 family transposase; this encodes MSKTNYNTKKQYKQLSLVERTKIETLLNEKKPIRYIAERLGRNVSTIYREIKRGSVNQIVNRNGIQRDELKYYAETSHYIYKAKQQNKYHHDLTEKFSQQFFKDLQQVVTEKYRTHSIDTFVHWYRQNHPNEKVPCTKTVYTFVHQGIIPIKPIDLPKMVSIRKRPKKENTKTYKKNMGTSIENRPDVANNRTEFGHWEIDLVLFKKTKNEALLLTLVERQTRYTIIRKMNDKTAQCVLRTLKNIFKQYRKSTFKSITSDNGSEFASLSELESTYLSIYYAHPYSSYERGTNENHNGQIREFLPKGKSINTVKKSTIRKIESCLNQKIRRKLGYRTPAELFLLRVD